A genomic region of Chlorobaculum parvum NCIB 8327 contains the following coding sequences:
- the glyA gene encoding serine hydroxymethyltransferase — MDYELLKRLDPEVFEAIANETRRQTETLELIASENFTSTAVMEACGSVMTNKYAEGYPGKRYYGGCEFVDVAENLARDRAKKLFGCEYVNVQPHSGSSANMAVLFAVLKPGDSIMGLDLSHGGHLTHGSKVNFSGQFFDAHSYGVDKETGIIDMNAVEEMALKVKPKLIITGASAYSQGFDFKAFREIADKVGAFLMADIAHPAGLVAAGLSANPVPHCHFVTTTTHKTLRGPRGGMIMMGKDFENPMGITVNTKNGPRVKMMSEVIDAEVMPGIQGGPLMHIIAGKAVAFGEALQPEFKAYAQQIKDNAAAMAAKFLAADYHIVSGGTKNHLMLLDLRNKNVNGKVAENLLHDAGITVNKNMVPFDDKSPFVTSGIRVGTPAMTTRGMKVAEAEKIVEFIDRVISAANDDNVADVCKQVRAEVRELCLQFPLNGYGLQV; from the coding sequence ATGGACTACGAACTTCTCAAGCGGCTCGACCCCGAGGTCTTCGAGGCGATTGCCAATGAAACCAGACGCCAGACTGAAACCCTGGAGCTGATCGCTTCGGAAAACTTCACCAGCACGGCGGTCATGGAAGCCTGCGGTTCGGTCATGACCAATAAATATGCCGAGGGCTACCCCGGCAAGCGCTACTATGGTGGCTGCGAATTTGTCGATGTCGCTGAGAACCTCGCCCGCGACCGCGCCAAGAAGCTTTTCGGCTGTGAGTACGTCAACGTGCAGCCGCACTCCGGCTCCAGCGCCAACATGGCGGTGCTCTTCGCTGTGCTCAAGCCGGGCGACTCCATCATGGGGCTCGACCTCTCCCACGGCGGCCACCTTACCCATGGCAGCAAGGTGAACTTCTCCGGCCAGTTCTTCGACGCCCACTCCTACGGTGTCGACAAGGAAACCGGCATTATCGACATGAACGCGGTCGAAGAGATGGCATTAAAGGTCAAACCGAAGCTCATCATCACCGGCGCGAGCGCCTATTCTCAGGGCTTCGACTTCAAGGCGTTCCGCGAAATCGCCGACAAGGTTGGTGCGTTCCTTATGGCCGACATCGCGCATCCGGCAGGCCTCGTTGCCGCTGGACTTTCGGCCAACCCGGTTCCGCACTGCCACTTCGTGACCACCACCACCCACAAAACCCTGCGCGGCCCGCGCGGCGGCATGATTATGATGGGCAAGGATTTCGAGAATCCGATGGGCATTACGGTTAACACCAAGAATGGCCCGCGTGTGAAGATGATGTCCGAGGTGATCGACGCCGAGGTGATGCCTGGCATTCAGGGCGGTCCGCTCATGCACATCATCGCCGGCAAGGCGGTTGCCTTCGGCGAAGCGCTCCAGCCCGAGTTCAAAGCCTATGCGCAGCAGATCAAGGACAACGCCGCCGCGATGGCTGCCAAGTTCCTCGCTGCCGACTACCACATCGTCAGCGGCGGTACGAAGAACCACCTCATGCTGCTTGACCTGCGTAACAAGAACGTCAACGGCAAAGTGGCCGAAAACCTGCTGCACGACGCAGGCATCACGGTCAACAAGAACATGGTGCCCTTCGACGACAAATCACCATTCGTTACCAGTGGTATCCGCGTCGGTACCCCGGCCATGACCACCCGCGGCATGAAGGTCGCCGAAGCTGAAAAGATCGTTGAGTTCATCGATCGCGTCATCTCGGCAGCCAACGACGACAACGTCGCCGATGTCTGCAAACAGGTCAGGGCCGAAGTCCGCGAACTGTGCCTGCAGTTCCCGCTGAACGGCTACGGCTTGCAGGTGTAA